CAAAACCGATGACAAAGTTACCGTGGATTCCGCTCACGCGATTCAAAAATACGGAGTCGGCGTAAAATGTGCCACCATTACTCCGAACCAAGACCGAGTCAAAGAATACAATCTCAAACAAGAATGGAAATCACCTAACGGAACCATTCGTTCGATTTTGGACGGAACCGTTTTCCGTAAACCGATCATCGTAAATAATATTCCTCCCGCAGTTCGCTCTTGGAAAAAGCCGATCACGGTCGGTCGTCACGCTTTCGGAGATCTTTATAAAGATACCGAACTCTACATTCCCGAAGCCGGAAAGGTAGAATTGGTTTATACAGGAAAAGACGGAAAGGAAAAACAAAGAGCCTTGGTTCACGACTTCGACGGAGCCGGTGTGATCATGGGTCAGTTTAACTTGGATAAATCGATCGTAAGTTTTGCACAGGCTTGTTTCAACTATGCGATTTCCGAAAAGATCGATCTTTGGTTTGCGACAAAAGATACTATTTCTAAAAAGTATCACGCAAGATTCCGCGCGATCTTTGACGAACTTGCAAAAGCAAAAGAAGGCGATCTCAAAAAAGCCGGCATTGAATATTCTTATTATCTCATCGACGACGCCGTCGCACAGATCATGAAAAACGAAGGCGGAATGCTCTGGGCTCTGATGAACTACGACGGAGACGTGATGAGCGACATGGTTGCATCCGGATTCGGATCCTTAGGTCTTATGACTTCCGTATTGGTTTCTCCGGACGGAAAATTCGAATACGAAGCCGCTCACGGTACGGTGACAAGACACTACCGTAAATACCAACAAGGGGAAACCACTTCCACAAACTCCGTTGCGTCTATTTTTGCATGGACCGGAGCTCTGATCAAAAGAGGGGAATTGGACGGAACTCCGGAGGTGGTCGCTTTCGGTCATAAATTAGAAAAGGCTGTAATCGATACGATCCAAGGCGGAGAAATGACAAAAGATCTAACTCTTCTTTGCACCGATCCAAACGCAAAATCTTTGGATACCTTTCAGTTCATGGAAGCGATTCAGAAAAAACTTTAATTTGATTTGAACTCGAGTTCCCGACCAAACTTTGGTCGGGAACTCTTATCAAGACTTATGAAACTCAAAAACCTTCTCCGAAAATCAAAAGAATTTCGAAGAATCAAATGGTTCGTGGTTTTGATTTTCTTCGTTTTCTCATTCTCTCTTTTTTCTCAAAAAAATCCCAAAGAACCGATCTTACCATCCGAACCGACGATCAACGGAGATTCCCGTAATTCGAGAGGTGAAGCTGGAAAACAAAGCGGAAGCGGAGTCGATGAGAAAGGCGAAAAAAAGATCAAAGTCATTTTTTGCGACGGCAGAGAAGTGGAAGGCTTTTGGAAAAACGCACCGAACGAATTTAAGTTCAAACACAAGAAAAGCAATATCACTTATTCCAAAGCCCTTAAATTGGAAGAAGTTTCAAAAATTAAAATCGTCACCTGGAAGTTAAAGGCTTCGAATCCAAGAAAAGAAGGAACTCCGTATCGAGCGGAGCCGTATCAAATTCAGATGTTTTCTTTTTCGGGAGAATCGTTTTTGAAAGAACCTCTTGAAACCGGAGAGATTCAACAAATTTCTTTTAACAATCAATTCGGGGACGCGACCTTGTTTCTTTATTGGAACGATCTTCAATATGAAAACGGTCAATGGTTTTCCGGTTTAAAATCCTTTTCGGGAGAATTTAGATCGGACTGTCATCCGGACGTGATCCGTGAGATTCATTTCCCGGCAGTAAATTAGTTTTTCTGAATATATTCTAAGATACTTCTTTCGGAATAGGGTTTATGAAGAATCTGCACATTCTTAGGAAGTTTAGAGATACTGATCCCTTCGTTTTCTTCCAGACCGGTGATAACCGCGATCGGAATAGAATCAAAACGATTTTGTTTTCTCATCGCTTCGACAAATTCTTCTCCGGAAAAATCGGGCATAACCCAATCCGTGAAGATATGCGAAATTTCCATATCAGTTGATAAAAGAAATTCCAGTGCTTTTTTCCCTTCGGTAAACGCCTGCACTTGAAAGCCGTTTTTCTTTAATATTTTTCCGAGTAAAAGCAGATTGAGTTCCGAATCGTCCACGATGGCTATTTTTTTGTGATCCTGTGATACGACATGCGTCGTGTTCTCCTGACCATATGCCAGTTCTATGATTTTTTCGATCACGGCTTTGAATTCTTCAATTCCGGAAGGTTTTGGATAAATTCCGTCAAATCCAAATTCTATCGCTTTGTCTCGATTGGAATCGATATCGCCCGACGTAATGAGATAAATTTTAGAATCTTTGCATGCGCTCGATTTTTTATCCCGTAGGCTTCCGCGAATAATTTTACAAACGGAAAAACCGTCTGCGTCCGGAAGTACCATTCCGATCGTAATGAGATCGAAAGATTCTTGAAACGCCAAATCTAAACCTTCTTTAGCGGTCGCCGCTTCTACGATTTGAAAATCTTCAGAAGGGAAGAAGGAAGAGATGATTTTTCTCACCGTGGCTCCGGAATCTAAAACCAAAACTTTCAAATACGATTCCCACTTGAGTTGATTTCAGAAATTCCGACTTCGTAAATTTGAATGTGTCGAATCAATTCATCGATGATTTGTTTAGAGTCTTCCACAAATTCTCCACTTGGTTTCGTCCAAGCGAGCGCGTTCGAAGAGTTCGTATCTAAGCTGAGATAATAGATCGGAGAAGTTCCCGGAGAAGATTTTGAATCGGCGGGAATCAAAGTAAAAGAACCGAAGATGGAGAATATGGCTTTATATTTTTTTTCATGAAAAGATGTACGATATGCGCGAGGCCATTCCTGAGAATCCGATTCCGGTTCCAAGGAAAAAGATCCGTTTAAAAAGGAAATAAGTTCCTCCGTCTTTTTGATTCTACTTTCGAATGAACTCGTTTCGCTCATGATTCTAATTCTTTGGCCTTGTCCCAGAGTTGGTCCATCTCTTGAAGATTGGAATCCGCTGGAGTTTTTCCTTGATTTCGAAGAGTTTCTTCGATGTATTGAAATCTCGTTTTGAATTTTGCGTTAGTTCTTGTAAGAGCCGACTCAGCGGAAATTCCAAGATGTCTTCCTAAGTTTACTAGACTGAATAACAGATCTCCAAATTCTTCTTCGATACGAACCTGATTGGATCCGTCCGCTTTTGTATGACCGTATTCAACTAAGAACTCTTCCATTTCCTCTCTGACTTTCCCTTCTACATCTGAAATATCTTTCCAGTCAAATCCAACCTTCGACGCCTTCTTTTGATACTTCTCTGCTTTTAAGAGTGAGGAGAAATTTTCCGGTATGTTAGAAAAAATAGACGAGTAACTTGGTTCCTTCTTTTCCTTATCTTTGATTTTTTCCCAATTTTCTATCACTTCTTGCGAAGAAGAAAGTGTGAGCTCTTCCGGACGAAAGACATGAGGATGTCTGAAAATTAACTTATCCGCTACACGTTCGGCGACACCTGCTAAATCAAAGGCATTTCTCTCTTCGGCGAGTCTTGCGTGAAATACAACCTGAAATAAGAGATCTCCCAATTCTTCCTTTAAAAGTTCATCGTCTTTTTTGAGAATCGCTTCAATTACTTCCTGGGATTCTTCTATCAGATAAGGAACTAAGGTTTGATGATCTTGTTCTTTGTCCCAGGGACATCCGTTTTCCCCCCGAAGCGTGGCAGTTACGTCTCTCAGTTTGCTGATTTCTTCGTTAAGCGATCTGGTTGGCATGATTGTCCCCTAAAATGACAAAAGGTGAATGGTCCCATTTTTTTGAAAGGATCACAATTCGCACGCCTTTTCGGGAGGTTTTGGTTCGGGATTGGATTGACGGGAACCGCAAAAAACGAGTATAGTAATAAAAAATACTTTCTAGGCGCTATATGATACGTTCAAAAAGTCTTATTGTTTTCTCTCTCATTCTGATCGCGGTTGCAAGTCGCTATTTTCCGCATCCGGCTAATTTTACGCCGATTCTCGCGATCTCTCTTTTTGCCGGAGCTCATTTTGCTTCTAAAAAACTTTCTCTGATTCTTCCGATCGTAGCGCTTTTGATTAGCGATATGATCATCGGGTTTCACGATCTGATGCCGGTTGTCTACGGAATGTCTCTTCTACTTGTGGTTATGGGCTGGCAGTTGCGCGCTTCTTCGTCTGTTGGAAGAATCGCTCTTTCCTCTGTAATCGGATCCGTCGCGTTCTTTGCGGTTACGAACTTCTTTGTATGGCTGACCTCTGGAATGTATTCTTTGGATCTTAGCGGATTCGTTCAGTGTTATATCATGGCGATTCCGTTTTTTCCAAACGGTTTGTTGGGAGATCTTTTTTACACTACGGTTCTTTTCGGAGCGTTCGCTCTGATTGAGAAAGCGGGTTGGTTAAAACTTTCTCCCGTTCCTGTGAAGTAATTCGGATTCTAATTTAGAATTTGAATTCAGTGCAGTTCGGAGTTCCAACTTCGATCTGCACTGAAAATTCCTCTCTTCTTTTTTAGTTTAAGAATCATCTCGAATCTTTCTTACAAGATCAGAGAAACTCCCAAATAAAATCCATAATAAGAATCTACGACTTGTTTGTCCAGAGCCGGTCTTGTTGAAATTAAGTCCACCGGTTTGGTGATCGTATTCAATGCCGTCGCGCTAATCGGATCCGGGATCAAAAGAGAAGCGTTGTAGTTGTACCCGGAAACGGACGATCTCATCTCGGTGTACTGAAAACCGAACGTAAACTTTAACCAACTGGTTCTGGAAAACGAAAGCCCAGTATCCAATTGATAGCCGGTTCTTTTTACTAAATTTTCTCCGGCAGAACCTGCTGTTTCTGTTACCAGAAAATTCTGA
This is a stretch of genomic DNA from Leptospira tipperaryensis. It encodes these proteins:
- a CDS encoding LIC_13241 domain-containing protein, which encodes MSETSSFESRIKKTEELISFLNGSFSLEPESDSQEWPRAYRTSFHEKKYKAIFSIFGSFTLIPADSKSSPGTSPIYYLSLDTNSSNALAWTKPSGEFVEDSKQIIDELIRHIQIYEVGISEINSSGNRI
- the mazG gene encoding nucleoside triphosphate pyrophosphohydrolase; translation: MPTRSLNEEISKLRDVTATLRGENGCPWDKEQDHQTLVPYLIEESQEVIEAILKKDDELLKEELGDLLFQVVFHARLAEERNAFDLAGVAERVADKLIFRHPHVFRPEELTLSSSQEVIENWEKIKDKEKKEPSYSSIFSNIPENFSSLLKAEKYQKKASKVGFDWKDISDVEGKVREEMEEFLVEYGHTKADGSNQVRIEEEFGDLLFSLVNLGRHLGISAESALTRTNAKFKTRFQYIEETLRNQGKTPADSNLQEMDQLWDKAKELES
- a CDS encoding NADP-dependent isocitrate dehydrogenase, with protein sequence MAKIKVKTPLVELDGDEMTRIIWKEIKDRFIHPYLDIELDYYDLGVEYRDKTDDKVTVDSAHAIQKYGVGVKCATITPNQDRVKEYNLKQEWKSPNGTIRSILDGTVFRKPIIVNNIPPAVRSWKKPITVGRHAFGDLYKDTELYIPEAGKVELVYTGKDGKEKQRALVHDFDGAGVIMGQFNLDKSIVSFAQACFNYAISEKIDLWFATKDTISKKYHARFRAIFDELAKAKEGDLKKAGIEYSYYLIDDAVAQIMKNEGGMLWALMNYDGDVMSDMVASGFGSLGLMTSVLVSPDGKFEYEAAHGTVTRHYRKYQQGETTSTNSVASIFAWTGALIKRGELDGTPEVVAFGHKLEKAVIDTIQGGEMTKDLTLLCTDPNAKSLDTFQFMEAIQKKL
- a CDS encoding response regulator, coding for MKVLVLDSGATVRKIISSFFPSEDFQIVEAATAKEGLDLAFQESFDLITIGMVLPDADGFSVCKIIRGSLRDKKSSACKDSKIYLITSGDIDSNRDKAIEFGFDGIYPKPSGIEEFKAVIEKIIELAYGQENTTHVVSQDHKKIAIVDDSELNLLLLGKILKKNGFQVQAFTEGKKALEFLLSTDMEISHIFTDWVMPDFSGEEFVEAMRKQNRFDSIPIAVITGLEENEGISISKLPKNVQILHKPYSERSILEYIQKN
- a CDS encoding DUF6580 family putative transport protein, with product MIRSKSLIVFSLILIAVASRYFPHPANFTPILAISLFAGAHFASKKLSLILPIVALLISDMIIGFHDLMPVVYGMSLLLVVMGWQLRASSSVGRIALSSVIGSVAFFAVTNFFVWLTSGMYSLDLSGFVQCYIMAIPFFPNGLLGDLFYTTVLFGAFALIEKAGWLKLSPVPVK